In Microvenator marinus, one genomic interval encodes:
- a CDS encoding ATP-binding protein: MKEPLSLRHDFWQVFATYTFLLIVGIGGVWMALHFLSPSDDVAGTRRGLALAGLVSMVIGFGVASWVRAWIRDDLERSRNEILQTLEAEDSAVPEELGDSVKELRKKVSQLETDKARLSVLLGAMSEAVVMLDGLERILVANPMAEKLLGLTSPYSKRRLGEVTQMKRLTDIVSDVLWRQTATITEVDWPASHNDIRHLWVSVAPITSDDKDPAGVVVVMYDVTRLRRLERVRRDFVANVSHELRTPIATIQSSAETLLMDGMDVGPIGVEFVETIHRQSGRMGQIVEDLLTLSRLEAAGEELAMQNVEILVVAQDVLERFRPVAQKNGVSLEIEVPEDLPPVQAEPRALQQILANLVENGLKYTPEGGQVIIRATRRDSDVVITVEDNGIGISPEHVHRVFERFYRVDTGRSREVGGTGLGLAIAKHLVRRLGGDIVLESQPQKGSKFKFWLPAHEP, translated from the coding sequence TTGAAAGAGCCCTTAAGTCTACGCCATGATTTCTGGCAAGTTTTTGCCACTTACACCTTTCTACTCATTGTTGGGATTGGCGGCGTTTGGATGGCCTTGCACTTCCTATCTCCTTCAGATGACGTGGCGGGAACGCGGCGAGGTTTGGCCTTGGCGGGTCTCGTATCGATGGTGATTGGATTTGGTGTGGCGAGTTGGGTTCGAGCGTGGATTCGTGATGACTTGGAGCGCTCACGCAACGAGATTCTACAGACCTTGGAGGCCGAAGACTCGGCAGTTCCTGAAGAACTGGGCGATTCCGTAAAGGAGCTTCGCAAGAAGGTCTCGCAACTCGAGACTGACAAGGCTCGCCTCTCAGTCTTGCTCGGGGCCATGAGCGAAGCCGTGGTCATGTTGGACGGTTTGGAAAGGATTCTCGTAGCCAATCCAATGGCTGAGAAACTCCTGGGGCTCACCTCGCCGTATTCAAAACGACGTCTTGGCGAAGTCACCCAGATGAAACGACTGACAGATATCGTCTCCGATGTGCTTTGGCGCCAAACGGCCACCATTACCGAGGTGGACTGGCCAGCCTCTCATAATGATATTCGGCATCTCTGGGTGTCAGTGGCACCCATTACCTCAGACGACAAGGACCCGGCTGGTGTCGTGGTGGTGATGTACGATGTGACGAGGCTGAGACGCCTTGAACGGGTCCGTAGGGACTTTGTCGCGAATGTGAGCCATGAGCTCAGGACTCCAATCGCTACCATTCAGTCGAGCGCTGAGACCCTTCTGATGGACGGGATGGACGTCGGTCCAATCGGAGTTGAGTTTGTAGAGACGATTCACCGTCAGTCTGGGCGAATGGGCCAAATCGTAGAAGATCTCCTGACCCTTTCTCGGCTTGAAGCCGCTGGCGAAGAGTTAGCCATGCAGAATGTGGAGATCTTGGTCGTGGCTCAAGACGTTTTGGAGCGGTTTCGCCCCGTTGCGCAGAAGAATGGGGTTTCGCTAGAGATTGAGGTCCCCGAAGACCTGCCTCCTGTTCAGGCCGAGCCACGTGCTCTGCAGCAGATCTTGGCGAACCTCGTCGAGAACGGCCTCAAATACACGCCCGAAGGTGGCCAGGTGATCATCCGTGCGACGAGGAGAGACTCTGATGTGGTGATCACGGTGGAGGACAACGGGATCGGGATCAGCCCGGAGCACGTGCATCGTGTCTTTGAGCGGTTTTATCGCGTCGACACAGGCCGCAGCCGAGAGGTCGGTGGCACCGGCCTTGGACTCGCGATAGCCAAGCACCTGGTAAGACGCCTTGGTGGGGATATTGTCCTAGAGAGTCAGCCCCAAAAGGGATCAAAGTTTAAGTTTTGGTTGCCTGCACACGAGCCCTGA
- a CDS encoding nitroreductase family protein: protein MNTIEALIGRRTAHHYTTEPVPQDWVVEALEAAIRAPNHKLTNPWRFFQIGAQTRPEIVEIALEAKRAFREITSADEAAIRSKVGDSSVLILVGQALAKEEARRKEDYASVACAIQNFSLAMWDHGVATKWSTGPFVTHEKTYELLGIDPKEIELVGAVFAGYPKVIPQTPRTPLSEVFRVLP from the coding sequence ATGAATACCATTGAAGCGTTGATTGGTCGGCGAACAGCTCATCACTACACCACGGAACCGGTACCACAGGATTGGGTCGTGGAAGCCCTCGAGGCGGCGATTCGAGCGCCGAATCACAAGCTCACGAATCCGTGGAGATTTTTCCAGATCGGAGCCCAAACCCGGCCCGAGATCGTGGAAATCGCTCTGGAAGCAAAACGAGCTTTTCGCGAGATCACTAGCGCCGACGAAGCAGCGATCAGGTCGAAAGTCGGCGATTCATCCGTTTTGATTTTGGTTGGGCAAGCGCTGGCAAAGGAAGAGGCGCGCCGCAAGGAAGATTACGCCTCGGTAGCGTGCGCCATACAGAACTTTTCACTCGCGATGTGGGACCACGGAGTCGCCACAAAATGGAGCACGGGTCCGTTCGTGACCCATGAAAAGACTTACGAGTTGTTGGGGATTGACCCCAAAGAGATCGAGCTCGTGGGGGCGGTGTTCGCTGGATACCCCAAGGTCATTCCTCAGACGCCCCGAACGCCGCTATCCGAAGTCTTTCGGGTACTTCCCTGA
- a CDS encoding FAD-dependent oxidoreductase produces the protein MTNHVIGIIGAGPASLYAAEKLSKAGHEVVILNRDIKHGGLAEFGIYPNKYKMKIGLRKVFHKILSHPNVHYYGDVLVSESGDFTLEELSELGFAAIVVAVGAQGTKWLGLPGEQTHGVWHAKDLVYHYNNLPPFSEMKFDIGQRACVVGLGNVALDIVHWLVCERKIEEVTLVARRGPGERAYTDKEMKIVAGALDFEAIGAEFESIRSQVESMGQNPDEFLDELKKQAEAELECETPTKLKIRYLRSPAEIVGTTRVEGLLCDVMELQDRGETVGVKRTENQEVLPCDTVVFAIGDSIEPSIGLPLSEDAKTFATLQEPWDEYPERERYRVRDPKTGQALGNVFVVGWARKASDGLVGKARLDATQGCDEILAFLDGKFGDEIASKSVDEIKSAIETRERELQKTLIRYEEILQLEEIERKKAQELGLEEFKFSHRKDILNAIEGES, from the coding sequence ATGACCAATCACGTCATTGGAATAATCGGTGCGGGGCCCGCAAGTCTATATGCAGCTGAGAAGCTTTCGAAGGCAGGCCACGAAGTTGTGATACTGAACCGCGACATCAAGCATGGTGGGCTCGCGGAGTTTGGGATCTATCCCAATAAATACAAGATGAAGATTGGGCTAAGGAAGGTCTTCCACAAGATTTTGAGTCATCCAAACGTACACTATTACGGCGACGTCTTGGTCTCGGAGTCTGGCGACTTCACGCTCGAAGAGCTCTCGGAACTTGGATTTGCTGCGATTGTTGTGGCCGTTGGTGCTCAAGGCACCAAATGGTTGGGGCTTCCGGGTGAGCAAACGCACGGCGTCTGGCACGCCAAAGACCTCGTTTATCACTACAATAATCTTCCTCCGTTTAGTGAGATGAAGTTCGATATCGGGCAAAGGGCTTGCGTTGTAGGCCTCGGAAATGTGGCCCTTGATATCGTCCACTGGTTGGTTTGCGAGCGCAAAATCGAAGAGGTGACTCTGGTGGCGAGGCGAGGCCCAGGGGAGCGGGCGTACACCGATAAAGAGATGAAGATTGTGGCTGGGGCGCTCGACTTCGAAGCCATCGGGGCGGAGTTCGAATCTATTCGAAGCCAGGTCGAGTCGATGGGGCAAAACCCGGATGAGTTCTTGGACGAACTCAAGAAGCAGGCTGAAGCCGAGCTTGAATGTGAGACCCCGACGAAACTTAAGATCAGATATTTGAGGAGCCCTGCTGAGATCGTGGGTACGACTCGTGTGGAAGGACTTCTTTGCGACGTCATGGAGCTCCAAGATAGAGGCGAGACCGTCGGCGTCAAGCGCACCGAGAATCAAGAGGTGCTGCCGTGTGACACAGTGGTTTTCGCGATCGGAGACAGCATTGAGCCTTCCATCGGTCTGCCCTTGAGCGAGGATGCAAAGACCTTCGCGACCCTTCAAGAGCCGTGGGATGAATATCCTGAGCGTGAGAGATATCGCGTGCGGGACCCTAAGACGGGTCAGGCTCTGGGCAACGTTTTCGTGGTCGGATGGGCTAGAAAGGCCTCGGATGGACTCGTGGGCAAGGCGCGTCTGGATGCGACCCAGGGATGTGATGAAATCTTGGCGTTTCTCGACGGCAAGTTCGGTGACGAGATTGCGTCAAAAAGTGTCGATGAGATTAAGTCGGCCATCGAAACCCGAGAGCGCGAACTTCAGAAAACCTTGATACGATACGAGGAAATCTTGCAACTCGAGGAAATTGAGAGAAAAAAGGCTCAGGAACTTGGACTCGAAGAATTTAAGTTTTCGCATCGTAAAGATATTTTGAATGCCATTGAAGGTGAATCATGA
- a CDS encoding peptidylprolyl isomerase, translated as MKALGFGILALFGVVLSGCEDAEHPDALIELAEYKVPASSLAFQGASIGFSTEEFRAFWTDHPELSRDEAIEAFEEHAALSGVAQKTLNSESDFSLARKKSMIRLMLAEEIERFRGEVGAAELAEAQALNRQPKGARASHILVMSTTKEPVGARGEEIAQRVKEALPQDPDGLDLVKIQREFEMEEGLRLHVDLQLVFPFANEAFQELPSGWVGLDPAFVKAAQDLGGPGVTDPFETRFGWHVAVVHEVLPAKDLPEEDAKVLAQHASDTEIRKEKYQEFIDREKAASHYQIYPSVVRERAENKL; from the coding sequence ATGAAGGCGCTCGGGTTTGGAATCTTAGCTTTGTTTGGGGTGGTGCTCTCAGGTTGTGAGGATGCCGAGCATCCTGATGCCCTGATTGAACTCGCCGAGTACAAGGTTCCTGCCTCCTCTCTCGCATTTCAAGGGGCTTCGATTGGCTTTTCTACCGAGGAGTTTAGAGCCTTTTGGACCGACCATCCTGAACTCTCGCGCGATGAGGCGATTGAGGCTTTTGAAGAACACGCGGCGCTGAGTGGAGTTGCGCAAAAGACTCTCAACTCGGAGTCCGATTTTAGTCTTGCCCGCAAGAAATCCATGATTCGTTTGATGCTGGCTGAGGAAATCGAAAGGTTCCGAGGCGAAGTTGGGGCAGCTGAGCTCGCGGAAGCACAGGCGCTCAACAGACAACCCAAAGGTGCACGGGCCTCCCATATCTTGGTGATGTCGACCACCAAAGAGCCGGTAGGTGCTCGCGGTGAGGAGATCGCTCAACGTGTCAAAGAGGCGCTGCCTCAAGATCCCGACGGCCTTGACCTTGTGAAGATACAACGTGAATTTGAGATGGAAGAGGGCCTCAGGCTACACGTGGACCTCCAGCTCGTGTTTCCATTCGCCAATGAAGCGTTTCAGGAGCTACCGAGCGGGTGGGTTGGTCTCGACCCTGCTTTCGTAAAGGCAGCTCAAGACCTCGGCGGGCCAGGCGTGACGGACCCGTTCGAGACTCGATTCGGGTGGCACGTTGCGGTCGTTCACGAAGTGCTTCCGGCAAAGGATCTTCCCGAAGAAGATGCGAAAGTCCTAGCCCAGCACGCATCGGACACCGAGATTCGAAAGGAAAAGTATCAAGAGTTCATAGATCGTGAGAAAGCAGCGTCTCACTACCAGATATATCCAAGCGTCGTGCGAGAAAGGGCTGAGAATAAACTATGA
- a CDS encoding sigma-70 family RNA polymerase sigma factor — translation MSTSKKTDAEIKEAFAREAVPHLDALYATALRLTRNEGDAEDLIQETMFKAYRYFDKYEQGTNCKAWLFKIMTNTFINRYRKLQKRKEVLIDEDFRPLAERAVVPEKNPLHQHFGDQETMFYRLFGDEVKSALEDIPVDFRMVVILADLQDFAYKDIADIMDCPIGTVMSRLYRGRRMLQQKLQDYALENGYITGQPEGSDDKEEDTSKNLTDLADYRARRAQA, via the coding sequence ATGAGTACATCGAAGAAAACAGACGCCGAAATCAAAGAAGCCTTCGCTCGTGAAGCGGTTCCCCATCTGGACGCGTTGTACGCGACTGCGTTGCGTTTGACGCGCAACGAAGGGGACGCTGAGGATCTGATTCAAGAGACCATGTTCAAGGCTTATCGATATTTCGATAAATATGAGCAGGGGACGAATTGTAAAGCGTGGCTCTTCAAGATTATGACAAACACGTTCATCAATCGTTACCGCAAGCTTCAGAAGCGAAAAGAAGTCCTGATCGACGAGGATTTTCGCCCACTCGCCGAAAGAGCGGTGGTGCCGGAAAAGAACCCTCTGCATCAGCATTTTGGTGACCAAGAGACCATGTTTTACCGGCTCTTTGGTGATGAAGTGAAGTCAGCACTCGAGGATATCCCGGTGGATTTCCGGATGGTGGTGATTTTGGCTGACCTTCAGGACTTCGCTTACAAAGATATTGCGGACATCATGGATTGCCCAATTGGTACGGTGATGAGCCGGCTCTACCGCGGGCGGCGGATGTTGCAGCAAAAGCTCCAAGATTACGCCCTTGAGAATGGATATATCACAGGACAGCCCGAAGGCTCCGACGATAAGGAGGAAGACACCTCCAAAAATTTGACGGACCTGGCTGACTATCGTGCGCGCCGCGCGCAAGCTTGA
- a CDS encoding anti-sigma factor family protein, with the protein MTCEEFVPFMDAYVDHELDDQDIREVEMHLESCSRCKESVNYQIAYKEGIKRHLAIRAPESLESKMWSFIEEQHALDSEVEVAEESNVVALEPKKKRSLGWILAPIAAAFVAVLMVPNLTVSPASSTTTPVIEQTLEWHRGNYPIEVAGPDAHEVAGWFGDKVDFPMTLPDLGPQSTILGARIAHVQDRRAALVVYEVDGKRVSVLIFDGSDLTVPSEFVKRVNERDMVLMNQNGYELAVIQHDGVTYSVAGDLPESRFVNLVSQSFH; encoded by the coding sequence ATGACGTGTGAAGAATTTGTGCCGTTCATGGATGCCTACGTGGATCATGAACTCGACGATCAGGACATTCGGGAAGTCGAAATGCATCTGGAGTCGTGTAGTCGATGCAAGGAATCCGTGAACTATCAAATTGCCTACAAGGAAGGCATTAAGCGACATCTCGCGATACGTGCTCCCGAGTCTCTTGAGAGCAAGATGTGGAGCTTTATCGAGGAACAGCACGCGCTCGATTCCGAAGTCGAGGTGGCTGAAGAGAGCAACGTCGTTGCACTTGAGCCCAAAAAGAAGCGCTCGCTCGGTTGGATCCTCGCGCCTATTGCAGCAGCCTTTGTAGCCGTGCTTATGGTTCCAAACCTTACGGTTTCACCAGCGTCATCCACTACAACGCCAGTTATTGAGCAAACGCTAGAGTGGCATAGAGGAAATTACCCGATCGAGGTTGCGGGGCCGGATGCCCACGAAGTTGCAGGCTGGTTTGGCGACAAAGTTGACTTCCCGATGACCCTCCCAGACTTGGGTCCACAATCCACAATTCTCGGGGCCAGGATTGCCCATGTTCAAGATCGGCGTGCAGCGCTCGTCGTTTACGAAGTTGATGGCAAGCGAGTCAGCGTGTTGATCTTTGATGGTAGTGATCTCACGGTTCCTTCCGAGTTCGTCAAACGCGTCAATGAACGAGATATGGTGTTGATGAATCAAAATGGCTACGAGCTCGCTGTGATTCAGCACGATGGTGTGACCTATTCGGTAGCAGGTGACTTGCCTGAATCTCGGTTTGTGAATTTGGTGTCACAGAGTTTTCACTGA
- a CDS encoding response regulator: MPSILVVDDEQDLRKVVEFNLKNAGFEVLGAATGAEAIRMAQAYLPDLVLLDVMLPDIQGTQVCQTLKTNPETRSIPIVMLTARGEEIDRVVGFELGVDDYIVKPFSVRELVLRVRAILKRFDKSDASDVDERIRFGGIEFDPIKHRVKIDSEEVKLTATEFKLLEVFLTNLGKVQTRESLLADVWGRDINVTPRTVDTHVKRLREKLGSYGEYVETVRGVGYRFVEEP; the protein is encoded by the coding sequence ATGCCATCCATTCTGGTAGTAGACGACGAACAAGACCTTAGAAAGGTTGTTGAATTCAATCTCAAAAATGCGGGGTTTGAAGTGCTGGGTGCCGCGACTGGTGCCGAAGCCATCCGAATGGCGCAGGCCTACTTACCTGACCTTGTTCTTTTGGATGTGATGTTGCCGGATATTCAGGGGACACAGGTTTGTCAGACTCTGAAGACCAATCCTGAAACGCGTTCCATTCCAATCGTGATGCTCACGGCAAGAGGTGAGGAGATCGATCGTGTCGTGGGGTTCGAGTTGGGCGTTGATGACTATATCGTCAAGCCGTTCTCGGTCCGCGAATTGGTCTTGAGAGTTCGCGCGATCTTGAAGCGTTTTGATAAATCGGACGCCTCGGATGTCGATGAGCGAATTCGGTTTGGTGGCATCGAGTTTGACCCGATAAAGCACCGCGTAAAAATTGATTCGGAGGAGGTGAAGTTGACCGCCACCGAATTCAAACTTTTGGAAGTTTTCCTGACAAACTTAGGCAAGGTTCAGACCCGCGAATCGTTGCTTGCAGACGTATGGGGCCGTGATATCAATGTGACACCACGTACCGTGGACACGCATGTGAAGCGGCTTCGCGAGAAACTCGGTTCGTATGGGGAGTATGTCGAGACGGTGCGAGGCGTGGGATATCGCTTCGTGGAGGAGCCTTGA
- a CDS encoding Glu/Leu/Phe/Val family dehydrogenase: MSKKASSEKQASRNSQTQGTDFFDTHIAQYERALQHIDVLPHVRLILGQPKNEIIVNFPVKLDNGEYQLFTGYRIQHNNIMGPYKGGIRFHHDVTLNEVKALAAIMTYKCALLEVPFGGAKGGVALNVHKFSRSEVEKITRRFTHDLGNNIGPEYDIPAPDVGTNSQVMVWMMDTYMNMHNLSDKNAQRRIVTGKSLTSGGSRGREKATGQGVVYSIQEWADENNFRLDGATYTLQGFGNVGSHAAAILSKLGASLVAVMDHTGSIANEEGINVRKLTEHVKATGGVRGYTSCNDVTADEFWAMKCDICIPAALELQIDERVASMMNCRLIVEGANGPTTLDGERVLIEKGIEVIPDLMANAGGVVVSYFEWVQNKRSESWQLQEIDERLHFMMRRAYHDMRAFAREHNTDNRTAAYAVAVGRINSVYGERGIFP; this comes from the coding sequence ATGTCGAAGAAAGCATCATCAGAAAAACAAGCATCGAGAAACTCACAGACTCAAGGCACCGACTTTTTTGATACACATATTGCGCAGTACGAGCGTGCGTTGCAGCACATCGACGTTTTGCCACATGTGCGATTGATCCTCGGTCAGCCGAAGAACGAAATCATCGTCAACTTCCCGGTGAAGTTGGACAATGGTGAGTACCAGCTCTTCACCGGCTATCGAATTCAGCACAACAACATCATGGGTCCCTACAAGGGTGGTATCCGATTCCACCATGACGTGACTCTCAACGAGGTCAAAGCGCTCGCCGCGATCATGACGTATAAGTGTGCGTTGCTTGAGGTTCCGTTTGGCGGTGCAAAAGGTGGTGTGGCACTCAACGTCCACAAGTTCTCGCGCTCTGAGGTCGAGAAGATTACGCGACGTTTCACCCACGACCTCGGCAACAATATCGGCCCTGAGTACGACATCCCAGCTCCGGACGTGGGTACCAACAGCCAGGTCATGGTTTGGATGATGGACACTTACATGAACATGCACAACCTTAGCGATAAGAACGCTCAGCGTCGTATCGTGACAGGTAAGTCCTTGACTTCGGGGGGCTCCAGAGGCCGCGAAAAGGCCACGGGTCAGGGCGTTGTGTACTCCATCCAAGAGTGGGCGGACGAAAACAACTTCCGCCTCGATGGTGCCACGTACACGCTTCAGGGATTTGGTAACGTGGGTAGCCACGCCGCTGCGATCCTCTCCAAGCTTGGCGCTTCTTTGGTGGCTGTGATGGACCACACGGGGAGCATCGCTAACGAGGAAGGCATCAACGTCCGAAAACTCACCGAACACGTTAAAGCAACCGGTGGTGTTCGAGGGTATACAAGCTGCAATGATGTGACAGCCGACGAGTTCTGGGCGATGAAGTGCGATATCTGCATTCCAGCCGCACTTGAACTTCAGATCGATGAGCGCGTGGCCAGTATGATGAACTGCCGCCTCATCGTTGAGGGCGCCAACGGTCCCACCACACTCGATGGTGAGCGTGTTCTTATTGAGAAGGGAATCGAGGTGATTCCTGACTTGATGGCAAACGCAGGTGGTGTGGTCGTTTCGTACTTCGAGTGGGTTCAGAACAAACGCTCAGAGAGCTGGCAGCTCCAGGAGATTGACGAGCGTCTGCACTTCATGATGCGCCGCGCCTACCACGATATGCGTGCCTTTGCGCGCGAGCATAACACGGACAACCGCACGGCTGCGTACGCCGTGGCTGTGGGACGCATCAACTCAGTCTACGGAGAGCGTGGCATCTTCCCGTGA
- the ald gene encoding alanine dehydrogenase, protein MKIGVPAEIKNHEYRVGMIPASVREYTMRGHQVFVQRGAGEGSAIPDSRYIDAGATILETAEEVWKAADMIVKVKEPLASEYDLMQENQIIYTYFHLAAVPDLASALLEKNVAAVAYETIQLPDGRLPLLEPMSEVAGRMAIQVGARCLEREAGGKGVLLGGIPGVQRANVVILGGGTVGTNAAKMAVGMGANVTILDTNLARLRYLDDVFGNGIQTLHSNAGTVSDKVLEADLVVGAVLIAGAKAPHLVTREHISQMQEGSVVVDVSVDQGGCIATCHPTTHENPTYVVDGVVHYCVANMPGAVARTSTFGLNNTTLRYGLQIAEKGLVRALTEDPNLRLGLNTYQGKTTHEAVAESLELEYTPALELLG, encoded by the coding sequence GTGAAAATTGGCGTTCCAGCAGAAATTAAGAATCACGAGTATCGCGTTGGTATGATCCCAGCGAGCGTGCGCGAATACACCATGCGCGGTCACCAAGTCTTTGTGCAGCGAGGGGCAGGAGAAGGGAGCGCGATTCCTGATTCACGCTACATCGACGCCGGTGCAACGATCTTGGAGACGGCCGAAGAAGTTTGGAAAGCCGCGGATATGATCGTGAAGGTCAAGGAGCCACTGGCTTCCGAGTATGACCTGATGCAAGAGAATCAGATCATCTACACGTACTTCCACCTCGCCGCCGTGCCGGATTTGGCTAGCGCACTTCTTGAGAAGAACGTGGCGGCTGTGGCCTACGAGACGATCCAACTTCCCGACGGTCGATTGCCTCTGCTCGAGCCGATGAGCGAAGTTGCAGGCCGTATGGCCATCCAAGTAGGTGCACGATGCCTCGAGCGAGAAGCGGGAGGAAAGGGCGTTCTCCTTGGCGGTATTCCTGGCGTTCAGCGTGCGAACGTGGTGATCCTCGGAGGCGGAACCGTGGGGACCAACGCGGCGAAAATGGCGGTGGGTATGGGCGCGAACGTGACCATTCTCGACACCAATCTCGCACGACTTCGGTACCTCGATGATGTTTTTGGAAACGGCATCCAGACCCTGCACTCAAACGCCGGGACGGTGTCTGACAAGGTGCTTGAGGCCGACCTTGTGGTTGGAGCCGTCTTGATTGCGGGTGCAAAGGCGCCACATCTTGTGACGCGCGAGCACATCAGCCAGATGCAAGAGGGAAGCGTGGTCGTCGACGTATCCGTAGACCAGGGCGGTTGCATCGCAACGTGTCACCCAACCACACACGAGAATCCTACGTATGTGGTCGATGGTGTGGTTCACTACTGCGTCGCCAACATGCCGGGTGCGGTCGCTCGGACATCAACCTTCGGTTTGAACAACACCACGCTTCGCTACGGCCTGCAGATTGCGGAAAAGGGACTCGTACGAGCGCTGACCGAGGACCCAAACCTTCGGCTTGGTCTCAACACCTATCAGGGCAAGACCACGCATGAGGCGGTCGCAGAAAGCCTTGAGCTCGAGTACACCCCAGCGCTCGAACTTCTTGGGTAA